AGGAGCGCAATCCCGACGGCACGGAATCGGTCGAGGCGCTGCTCGTGAAGAAACGCGCCGAGCGCGGCCTGAACGGCAGCTTTGTGACGCGGGCCATGGTCACCCGCGGCAATCTGGGCGAACCCGAAATTGACTTTGAACTGGACAGCAAAGGCGCCGAGATTTTTGCGCAAGTGACGCGCGAAAACATTCACCACCGGCTGGCCATCGTGCTGGACGGCGAACTCTACTCGGCGCCGGTGATCCAGGGTGAAATCCCTGGTGGCCGTGGCCAGATCACGGGGCATTTCGATTCCAAGCAGGCCTTTGAACTGGCCAACGTGCTCCAAAATCCGTTGCGCGCGCCGCTGCACATCATTGAATCCCATGAGGTGGATCCCACGCTCGGCCGCGACTCGGTCAACAGCGGCATCAAGGCGGCCTTGATCGGCGTCATCCTCGTGGCGGCCTTCATGCTCGTCTATTATCTCATCGCCGGTCTCGTGGCGAACGTCGCGTTGATGCTCAACATCATCATCCTGCTGGGCGTGATGAGTTACATTGGCACCACGCTGACATTGCCGGGCATCGCGGGCATTGTGCTCACCATCGGCATGGCGGTGGACGCCAACGTGCTTATTTATGAGCGTATTCGGGAGGAGTTGAACGCAGGCAAATCCATTCGCGGCGCCTTGGAGGCCGGTTATGACAAGGCGTGGGGCACGATTCTCGACTCCAATCTGACCACGTTGATTTCTTCGGTGATTCTTATCTTCCTGGGCACCGGGCCGGTGAAGGGTTTCGGTGTCACGCTGACCATCGGTATCATTGTCAGCATGTTCACGGCGCTGATCGTGACGCGTCTGGTTTTCGACTTCCTCGTGAAGCGAAACTGGCTGAAGTCCCTCAAGATGCTGCATCTGGTCCCGACCAGCATGCGCATTGACTTCATGAAATTCGCCTTCCCGGCATTCATCGCCTCGTGGTGCCTCATCCTGATCGGCAACGGCTACGGCATCAGCCGTGGCCGGGACGTGTTCAGCGTCCAGTTCATCGGGGGTTACAGCATCAGCCTGGATTTCGACCAGGCCGCCAAGCCCGAATTGGGCATCGACAAACTGCGTGCGGCTGTGGATGCCCTCGGCAAGGGCGCCTCGGAACCGACGTTCCAGCGCGACATGTCCACCGGCAAGGAGTCCCTCCGCGTCAGCATCCGGGACGTGGGCGAGGAGAAGGCCGGGGAAAATTACGCCAGCCAGGTCGTGTCGACCCTGCAGACGAAATTCCCGACGGCGCATTTCACCCATCCCAGCATCGAGAAGATCGGTCCCACGGTGGGTCAGGAAATCCAGCGCGTGGCGGTCATCGCCTCGCTGATTGCCTTGTTCGGCATCCTGGTTTACGTGGCGTTCCGGTATGAATTCTCCTTTGCCGTCGGCGCGGTGGTGGCCATCAT
The window above is part of the Verrucomicrobiia bacterium genome. Proteins encoded here:
- the secD gene encoding protein translocase subunit SecD, giving the protein MNRNNTWRLAFVIFAVVWSLIEIYPLKDRNLIDYFSERAVRPDATLSNIVAEARSLEVTNSTRTYGNLREAIGTNDIARYFPFFDVKNELQPTQFILNKLQREARGSIKLGLDLQGGTSYVVEMDTNRLETAQSDTNAPSAPQDLSQALAQAVEVLRKRVDRFGVAEPLIQPEGEDRIRIELPGISEAETESVKEQIQKAAFLEFRLVHPESEQYVDPRTGALLQGMVPAGYEVKKRKERNPDGTESVEALLVKKRAERGLNGSFVTRAMVTRGNLGEPEIDFELDSKGAEIFAQVTRENIHHRLAIVLDGELYSAPVIQGEIPGGRGQITGHFDSKQAFELANVLQNPLRAPLHIIESHEVDPTLGRDSVNSGIKAALIGVILVAAFMLVYYLIAGLVANVALMLNIIILLGVMSYIGTTLTLPGIAGIVLTIGMAVDANVLIYERIREELNAGKSIRGALEAGYDKAWGTILDSNLTTLISSVILIFLGTGPVKGFGVTLTIGIIVSMFTALIVTRLVFDFLVKRNWLKSLKMLHLVPTSMRIDFMKFAFPAFIASWCLILIGNGYGISRGRDVFSVQFIGGYSISLDFDQAAKPELGIDKLRAAVDALGKGASEPTFQRDMSTGKESLRVSIRDVGEEKAGENYASQVVSTLQTKFPTAHFTHPSIEKIGPTVGQEIQRVAVIASLIALFGILVYVAFRYEFSFAVGAVVAIIHDILMTTGWYFLDHRELNATTVAALLTIIGFSINDTIVIFDRIREDLKLGVRGSFREVMNAALNQTLSRTIITSGTVFLATVSLYIFGGGMINDFAFCFLVGILTGTYSSIYIAAFIVLKWHKGQRPKIGTTQMTVDNPMAAKAPAR